The following proteins come from a genomic window of Gynuella sunshinyii YC6258:
- the fliG gene encoding flagellar motor switch protein FliG: MTEQRNAVVEAEKALDGVRKLDRAAILLMTLGENDAAEVLRNLGPKEVQRVGTAMSMLSEVSQSQVEGTMGLFMEEVGGKTSLGIGADAYIRNMLTQALGAEKASGLIDRILLGGNTTGLDTLKWMEPRAVADLIRNEHPQIQTIVIAYLDSDLSAEILTYFPEKVRLDILMRVAALDTVQPAALSELNAILERQFAASAGSQQQTLGGVKTAANIMNYLESSIEAEIMDGIKEIDEDLGNEIADLMFVFDNLVDVDDRGIQSLLREISTDMLKIALRGADQNLADKVFANMSKRAAELLKDDMEAMGPVRLSDVETAQKEILAIARRMADAGEIVLGGSGEQML, from the coding sequence ATGACTGAACAACGAAATGCTGTAGTTGAGGCTGAAAAAGCACTCGACGGTGTACGAAAACTGGACCGGGCCGCCATTTTGTTGATGACCCTGGGAGAGAATGACGCCGCAGAGGTATTACGTAACCTTGGGCCGAAAGAGGTTCAGCGGGTGGGTACTGCGATGTCCATGCTGTCAGAAGTATCCCAGTCCCAGGTGGAGGGCACTATGGGATTGTTCATGGAAGAAGTGGGCGGCAAGACCAGCCTTGGCATCGGTGCCGATGCCTATATCCGTAACATGCTGACTCAGGCTCTGGGGGCAGAAAAAGCCAGCGGCCTGATTGATCGTATCCTGCTGGGCGGGAATACCACCGGCCTGGATACTCTAAAATGGATGGAGCCACGCGCAGTGGCGGATCTGATTCGCAATGAACACCCACAGATTCAAACCATCGTTATCGCCTATCTGGATTCCGACCTGTCCGCTGAAATTCTGACTTACTTCCCTGAAAAAGTCCGTCTGGATATTTTAATGCGGGTCGCGGCGCTGGATACCGTGCAACCAGCGGCGTTGTCTGAACTGAATGCCATTCTTGAACGTCAGTTCGCAGCCAGTGCCGGGTCGCAACAGCAGACTCTGGGCGGCGTGAAAACCGCAGCCAATATCATGAACTATCTCGAATCCAGTATTGAAGCGGAAATCATGGATGGCATTAAAGAGATCGATGAAGATCTCGGCAATGAAATCGCCGATCTCATGTTTGTCTTTGACAACCTCGTCGATGTCGATGATCGCGGTATTCAGTCGCTGTTGCGTGAGATCTCCACGGACATGTTGAAAATTGCCCTGCGTGGAGCGGATCAGAACCTGGCCGACAAAGTATTTGCCAATATGTCGAAACGGGCTGCTGAACTGTTGAAAGATGATATGGAAGCCATGGGACCAGTGCGTCTCAGTGATGTTGAAACGGCTCAGAAAGAAATTCTGGCCATTGCCAGGCGTATGGCTGATGCCGGTGAAATTGTGCTCGGTGGCAGCGGTGAGCAAATGTTATAG
- the fliF gene encoding flagellar basal-body MS-ring/collar protein FliF, whose amino-acid sequence MTENVPAAAARPKPPVVDRASTSESMDSGMGGDGEETSSKVNPLLDGFNRLALTRQVGLLVGLAAAIAMGLGVVLWSMDKSYKPLLNSNDTYNAKEVITLLQAEGIEFDIDPVSGLILVPESELHQARLAIAGAGFSNDQTVGYELLDESQPLGTSQFMENARYRRGLEGELARTIASINQVRSARVHLAIPKRSVFVRDSREPSASVFLDLYPGALLEKQEVKAITNLVATSVEELSPDKVTIVDQRGRLLSDKEEDPEANLTDKQFQYTRRVEDAMTSRIRAILEPVLGNDKFEAQVSADVDFTRVEQTDELYNPDLIALRSEQVLSEQKVGENNGGIPGALTNQPPGNATAPEQTNPDGTPATPPSSKRDEATRNYEVDRTLSYTQHQLGRLRRITVAVVVDDMKTLADDGTVNKQAWSQEELDRLRILVQDAVGFDAARGDSVNVINSPFMAEQEVIEEIPFWKTPGFLDLLRQVLAGLFVLILIFAVFRPALKNLMKKPEEDEDAAESIDTLSIDDDFITDDKVTLSGADEFLLPGASESFERQLDALRGLIAEDPGKVAMVLRSWIMSDD is encoded by the coding sequence ATGACCGAAAATGTACCGGCAGCCGCAGCCAGGCCCAAACCTCCAGTCGTTGACCGTGCTTCAACGTCTGAGTCTATGGATTCAGGTATGGGGGGGGACGGCGAAGAAACGAGTTCAAAGGTGAATCCGTTACTGGATGGTTTTAATCGCCTTGCATTAACCCGGCAGGTTGGTTTGTTGGTCGGCCTGGCGGCAGCCATTGCCATGGGGTTGGGAGTGGTTCTGTGGTCGATGGATAAATCCTACAAACCATTGCTGAACAGCAACGATACCTATAACGCCAAGGAAGTGATTACGCTGTTACAGGCCGAGGGCATTGAGTTTGATATCGATCCTGTCAGCGGGCTGATTCTGGTTCCTGAATCTGAACTGCATCAGGCCCGGCTGGCCATTGCTGGTGCCGGTTTTTCCAATGATCAGACGGTTGGATATGAATTGCTGGATGAGAGCCAGCCGCTGGGCACTAGTCAGTTTATGGAAAATGCCCGCTATCGTCGCGGTCTTGAAGGTGAACTGGCGCGAACCATTGCCAGTATCAACCAGGTGCGCAGTGCCCGTGTTCACCTGGCCATTCCCAAGCGTAGCGTATTTGTCCGTGATTCACGTGAACCCAGTGCATCGGTATTTCTGGATTTGTATCCAGGAGCGTTGCTCGAAAAACAGGAAGTGAAAGCCATTACCAATCTGGTGGCCACCAGTGTTGAAGAACTGAGCCCGGATAAAGTGACCATCGTTGATCAGCGCGGCAGACTGCTCAGTGATAAAGAAGAAGACCCCGAAGCCAACCTGACCGACAAACAGTTTCAATACACCCGCCGGGTGGAAGATGCCATGACCAGCCGGATTCGTGCCATTCTGGAACCGGTATTGGGGAACGACAAATTCGAAGCCCAGGTCTCTGCCGATGTGGATTTCACTCGAGTGGAACAAACCGATGAACTGTACAACCCAGACCTCATTGCCCTGCGCTCTGAGCAGGTATTGAGTGAACAGAAAGTCGGCGAAAACAACGGAGGTATTCCGGGCGCTTTGACTAATCAGCCTCCTGGAAACGCCACTGCCCCGGAACAAACAAATCCTGATGGTACACCCGCCACCCCTCCTTCCTCAAAGCGGGACGAAGCAACCCGTAACTACGAAGTGGACCGTACTTTGAGTTACACCCAGCATCAGCTGGGCCGGTTGCGCCGTATCACTGTGGCGGTGGTCGTGGATGATATGAAAACCCTTGCGGATGATGGTACGGTCAACAAGCAGGCGTGGTCGCAGGAAGAACTCGACCGCCTGCGTATATTGGTTCAGGATGCAGTGGGCTTCGATGCTGCCAGAGGTGACAGCGTCAACGTCATCAATTCTCCGTTTATGGCGGAGCAGGAGGTCATCGAGGAGATCCCGTTCTGGAAGACGCCAGGGTTCCTCGATCTGTTACGTCAGGTCCTGGCTGGATTATTTGTACTAATATTAATATTTGCAGTATTCCGTCCGGCGCTGAAAAATCTGATGAAGAAACCCGAAGAGGACGAGGACGCCGCCGAAAGTATCGATACTTTGAGTATTGATGATGACTTTATCACGGATGATAAGGTTACCTTGAGCGGGGCGGATGAATTTTTATTGCCGGGAGCCTCAGAAAGCTTTGAACGGCAACTGGATGCTTTGCGCGGGCTGATTGCAGAAGATCCCGGCAAAGTGGCAATGGTATTGAGAAGCTGGATCATGTCCGATGACTGA
- the fliE gene encoding flagellar hook-basal body complex protein FliE has product MDTGRVDINQVLMQMRTIKSQMQQARPAETRADQQGVNQINSQLPMPGQSTRSVEQSEPPSFGEMFKSAVDTVNDNQKAASSLSQRFELGDPQVDLPEVMIALQKSSVSFQAMTQVRNKMVEAYKEIMNMAL; this is encoded by the coding sequence ATGGACACAGGCAGAGTAGACATTAACCAGGTATTGATGCAGATGCGGACGATCAAGTCGCAGATGCAGCAGGCGAGACCGGCGGAAACCCGTGCCGACCAACAAGGTGTCAATCAAATCAATTCCCAGTTGCCGATGCCCGGTCAGTCCACCCGTTCGGTCGAGCAGTCAGAGCCACCCAGTTTTGGTGAAATGTTTAAGTCAGCGGTGGATACTGTTAATGATAATCAAAAAGCCGCCAGCAGTTTGTCTCAGCGTTTTGAACTCGGTGATCCTCAGGTGGATCTGCCTGAAGTTATGATCGCGTTGCAAAAGTCCAGTGTGTCGTTTCAGGCTATGACTCAGGTAAGAAATAAAATGGTCGAAGCCTACAAAGAAATTATGAATATGGCTCTGTAA
- a CDS encoding sigma-54-dependent transcriptional regulator produces MTAHTILVVEDDLALREALCDTLELNGFEVVEASSGEAGVARLNDSSVDFVVSDVNMPGIDGHEFLAITREKFPKLPVLLITAYGSVSKAVDAIQSGAVDYLVKPFEPGILIETIQKFLKADRPVNMNEPVAVEPSSQQVLDLAKKVAKTDSTILISGESGTGKEVLARYIHENSNRIGQPFVAINCAAIPENMLEATLFGHEKGAFTGAMNSSPGKFEQANNGTILLDEISEMDLGLQAKLLRVLQEREVERIGGRKTIQLNVRVLATTNRNLLEEVKKGNFREDLYYRLSVFPIQWKPLRERRLDLIPLAERLIHIHAVKMGRADVRLDDSARNALIQYNWPGNVRELDNAIQRAMILQSGAWITDKDLGLVDLPELDFEPQRNQELFGDTAELSSRIEKSNSELGSEIKQRELEIIIETIRNCGGRKKQAAERLGISPRTLRYKLARFRELGVDVDRAIFA; encoded by the coding sequence ATGACTGCTCATACAATTCTCGTGGTCGAAGATGACCTGGCCTTGCGTGAAGCGCTCTGCGACACACTGGAACTCAATGGGTTTGAAGTGGTCGAGGCAAGTTCGGGAGAAGCCGGTGTCGCACGACTCAATGATTCCAGCGTCGATTTTGTGGTTTCCGATGTCAATATGCCTGGGATCGATGGACATGAATTTCTGGCAATTACCAGAGAAAAATTCCCCAAATTACCAGTATTGTTGATTACTGCTTACGGTAGTGTCAGTAAAGCGGTGGATGCCATTCAGAGTGGTGCGGTTGACTATCTGGTTAAACCTTTTGAGCCCGGTATTCTGATCGAAACCATCCAGAAGTTTCTGAAGGCGGACAGGCCTGTCAACATGAATGAACCGGTCGCTGTGGAACCCAGCAGTCAACAGGTGCTGGATCTGGCAAAGAAAGTGGCCAAAACCGACTCTACCATTTTGATTTCCGGTGAAAGTGGTACGGGTAAAGAAGTGCTGGCGCGTTACATACACGAAAACTCCAATCGTATTGGTCAGCCATTTGTCGCCATCAACTGTGCTGCCATTCCGGAGAACATGTTGGAAGCCACCTTGTTTGGGCATGAAAAAGGTGCCTTTACCGGAGCGATGAACAGCTCTCCCGGCAAGTTTGAACAGGCCAATAACGGCACCATTCTACTGGACGAAATTTCCGAAATGGATTTGGGGTTACAGGCAAAATTACTGCGGGTGTTGCAGGAACGGGAGGTGGAACGGATCGGCGGTCGTAAGACCATTCAACTGAACGTCAGAGTCTTGGCGACTACCAACCGAAATCTATTGGAAGAAGTCAAAAAAGGTAACTTCAGAGAAGACTTGTATTACCGCCTCAGCGTGTTCCCGATTCAATGGAAGCCTTTGCGTGAGCGCCGGCTGGATTTGATTCCATTGGCAGAACGATTGATTCATATTCATGCTGTCAAAATGGGTAGGGCAGATGTTCGTCTGGACGACAGCGCCCGCAATGCGTTAATACAATATAACTGGCCGGGTAACGTACGTGAACTCGATAACGCGATTCAGCGTGCCATGATTCTGCAGAGCGGAGCCTGGATTACCGACAAGGATTTGGGGTTGGTGGATCTGCCGGAACTGGACTTTGAACCACAGCGTAACCAGGAGCTGTTTGGTGATACGGCTGAGCTGTCCAGCCGGATCGAAAAGAGCAACAGTGAGCTGGGCAGTGAGATTAAACAGCGTGAGCTGGAGATTATTATCGAAACTATCCGTAACTGTGGTGGCCGCAAAAAACAAGCTGCCGAAAGACTGGGGATCAGCCCCAGAACGCTACGTTATAAGCTGGCTCGTTTCCGCGAACTGGGCGTGGATGTTGATCGGGCAATTTTTGCCTGA
- a CDS encoding sensor histidine kinase, with translation MSEKTAGVSVPTVSRNSSKPLSWPGMFPLTAEASLSAERLEELKQAFDVFNKMSEQLTESYQWLETRVVELSGELATVSEQRMRELAEKEKLADQLESLLNLMPAGVLVLDQKGRIQHTNPAAEALLEVPLKGQRWRSIIRSVFSPQANDGHEISLRNGRLVNLATTALDGAGQLILLTDHTQTRSLQQQIARQERLSAMGRMVASLAHQIRTPLSAAMLYAGNLNRPELSSDQKDKFIQKLQARLNHLEQQVRDMLIFAKGDSRLLNEISVKELMLDLQNACETVLLEHGAQLDIINEVSDEIILCNKETLIGAIQNLINNAVDAIERDARIEVHCRRVAHKTLRIDVTDNGPGMPKDLVDKVLEPFFTTKSHGTGLGLAVVQSVITGHKGTVTINRNYENGCQFNLFLPILINRS, from the coding sequence ATGTCAGAAAAAACAGCAGGCGTTTCTGTGCCTACGGTGTCCCGAAACAGCTCCAAGCCTTTATCCTGGCCGGGTATGTTTCCATTGACCGCCGAGGCTTCTCTCTCCGCAGAACGGCTGGAAGAGCTGAAACAGGCTTTTGACGTTTTTAATAAAATGTCAGAACAACTGACGGAATCTTATCAGTGGCTTGAGACCCGTGTGGTGGAACTGAGCGGCGAATTGGCGACCGTCAGTGAGCAGCGAATGCGGGAGCTGGCAGAAAAAGAAAAGCTTGCCGACCAACTCGAAAGTCTGTTGAACCTGATGCCGGCTGGCGTGTTGGTACTGGATCAAAAAGGCCGGATTCAGCACACCAATCCCGCCGCAGAAGCATTGCTGGAAGTGCCGTTGAAAGGCCAGCGCTGGCGCTCCATCATTCGTTCTGTTTTTTCACCACAGGCCAATGATGGACACGAAATTTCTCTGAGAAATGGTCGCTTGGTTAACCTGGCAACCACTGCACTGGATGGTGCCGGGCAGTTAATTTTACTGACCGATCATACTCAGACCCGCTCGTTACAGCAGCAGATTGCCCGTCAGGAACGGTTAAGTGCGATGGGCCGAATGGTTGCGTCTTTGGCCCACCAGATCAGAACCCCGCTATCAGCAGCCATGTTATACGCTGGAAATCTGAACCGGCCTGAGCTGTCATCTGATCAAAAAGATAAATTTATTCAAAAGCTACAGGCACGGTTGAATCATCTTGAACAGCAGGTTCGTGACATGCTGATCTTTGCCAAGGGTGATTCTCGTCTGCTCAATGAAATCAGTGTCAAAGAATTGATGCTGGATTTGCAAAATGCCTGTGAGACGGTGTTACTGGAACACGGTGCTCAGCTCGACATTATTAATGAAGTGAGTGATGAGATCATTCTGTGCAATAAGGAAACTCTGATCGGTGCGATTCAGAATCTGATCAATAACGCGGTCGACGCAATTGAGCGGGATGCCAGAATTGAAGTGCACTGTCGCCGGGTGGCTCACAAAACCCTGCGAATTGATGTCACCGACAATGGACCGGGGATGCCGAAAGATCTGGTTGACAAGGTTCTGGAACCATTTTTTACCACGAAATCCCACGGTACCGGGCTGGGGCTGGCGGTTGTTCAGTCAGTCATAACCGGACATAAGGGTACCGTGACAATCAATCGTAACTATGAAAACGGTTGTCAGTTTAATTTATTTTTACCGATATTAATCAATAGGAGCTGA